The Montipora foliosa isolate CH-2021 chromosome 1, ASM3666993v2, whole genome shotgun sequence DNA segment CGgccgaagaaaaacataaaaatattattttaaggccgttaagcctggtttccatatgatcgtccgGATCGTCCCGATCGTCCCAGTCGTCTCAAAAACGTTCGAGACGATCGGGCGACTTAGGCGATTGCTTGTTTCTATACGATCGTCTCGATCGCTTCAAAGACTGAAGACGCGCGGTCGTCGGCGATGTTCCTGGGTCCGACAACAGAATTTTGGCGCGATATtcgcaaacaaaatggcggacgtcaATCGCCGAGCGAATCTCCTCGCTTGTTATCTTCTTATTCTTTCGATTTTGCGCCGTAGTAGAGCTCGAAGAATCCCATGAAGACACAGATTTTGGGTTCGACAGATATATCAGAAGCGAGAAGAATTAGGAGCTTACCGTACTCTGGTAatatttgctgttgttttccCTTTCTCTTTTGAACTCCTTTTTGGCTGACCACCATTAGCAGCAGCAGAAGAAGACGGAGAATCAGCAGTTGGAGAAACAGACCTTTCAGATTGCAAGAGACTCTCATCCTCACTTGATCTTTCCTCATACTCAAGCGAGTCTTCGACATTGTTTGGGCTTTCTGCTTCTTCACCATGATCTGCATCATCTTCGCTTTCAACGCGACTCTGCATGTTTGTAACAGTGAATGGTCGTTGGTTGATGTGGTTTGCCAGCCAATCCAAATTACTGAACTCTGCCTGAAGAGGGGACAGCATCACGTCCAGAACCAGATGGAACAgaccttttttttctcaagtaTCGCCCATACGCGGTTCGGagattattgtattttttttcgtCTTCAGCCGCGTCCAAAGCGAATTTATCTCCTATTGCTTTCCAGATATTCATTCTAACAAACTTATTCTTATAGTCCTtacaaaatttgttgtaaatggCAGGATATTTTTGCACTTCTTCCATAAAGAGTGCCGTGTTCAACGCCGTGTTttctgccgccattttgaaatggagCACGTGAGCAAGGAGTTGTGGGATAGCCTTTGATCGTCCCGATCGTCTCAGTCGTCTGAGagcgtttccatatgatcgcttCAAAATTTACACGATCGTACCGATCGTCCGGATAGAACTCAACTCTATCCAAGCGATCGAGGTCGTCTCAGTCGTCCGGGTCGTTTGCGACCGTCTAGGTAGCGTTTCCATTTGATCGTCCCGATCGTCTGAACATTTTTTGAGACGACTGGGACGATCCGGACGATTcggacgatcatatggaaaccaggctttagacAAGATATGACCTGCTTCGAGGCAGGATATCGGCTTTTTTGATCTTTAGGTCCTTTGGACATAGTTATGTCTGGTCGCGACATAAGGGTCGCACTTGTCGCAGGCACGCGATGACAGATTTTATGTCCAATGTAAACACCTAAAGCGTTAGTGCGACCCCTGCCTTAACTGAACCTAAGTAGATTAGTGCAGTGTTTATACTGGCTCAAATAACCAAAGTTAATCTGTCAACACTGCCAAAAATCGAATTGGCGGGAAATACAAGCTAATGCGCGCAATTTTTAAAACATGGTCGGTAATAACAAGAAAGCGGTGGCTCTGATGGTCattgcctttttctttttaagtctTGAGAAGCAAGTAGAAGCGTCTCGATAACGGCAACTGCTAATACTACAACACCTCAAGAAAGTGAGGCGAAAACGGATGATTTTACTGCAACGTATGCGGCGAAATAGCAGGCGAGCGAGACGTGCTTGGTCTTGGCCAAGGAACCAATTCTGGTTCGAAAACCTACTAAACGGGTCTTTTGTCGAAGATTGGTGGAAGGAGAACTTCCGAATTACAAGACGTACCTTTGAGTTTATTGTCCGTGTGGCTGGTCCGGAGATGGCGAAGAAAGACACCAGACTGCGGCAATCTATCCCAGAGCACAAGCGAGTAGCGGGAGCATTATGGCGGCTAGCAACGGGCGACACATACCGATCTACAGGACTACAATTCGGTATTGGATGGTGCACGGCCATGTTGATAAAACAGGAATGGAATGAAGAGTGGAATGAAGTGGAGACGTAATACATCGCTTACCTTTCGGTTTGACTGCCGTAAGAATTCAAAAATGTGTCCTTATTTTGTTCCATTTTGCTAGAGCACGAAACGTGGCGCAAAGAAAGCCTGAACTCCGCGAATAAAACATGAAACGTGACAAGGAAACTTGAACTCGCGATAAATCGAAAAAACTTCACCGCAACCGGATGTATCTGTCAATTTGACCTCGGTTACCGAGATAAACCAAGCCAAATCACTGCATCATTATCGCTTTTACCGTGGttaaatttcctttgtcttttgCCGCATTTACTGAGGTATTAATTGATGTTCACATTGACCAAAAATTTACCTAGGTAAGTGAACTGTTTTACCGCGGTAAAAATCCCAAGTGTAAACACGGCATCTGTATGTTGGTGAATTTCGATAGTAGTACACAATGGCGATCAGTTATGAGGGACTAGCCTCTTGAtcatatattaattaattaagttatttatttatttatttatttattattttatctaTGTATCTATCTAATCTACCTATCTATTTACTtatactttatttttttttcagcaggATGTAGAGGAAGTGATGAACATTCTTAGTTCTTCCTCACTGGACAATACTCCAGTTAAAGACAAGGAAAACAACAGCCATATTAGGTAGGAAGCTTGATCGATGAAGATTTAACAACAAATGAAAAGCATGCTGGGTTGATAGAACTATGCTAAAGCAGCTCTAGTCAATACATTTATCTATGAATTTAATTAAACAGctcaaataaattttcatcaatttttgtttgttgaGAACATTTGTTTATGAAGAGatcttttggtaaaataaaaagCCCTCCAGACTAAGTAAATTATTCCGGTTTCATGAATTCTTGCTGTATGTAGAGGAAATGTACTTACAGACATTGttagaatgttttttttttatctctctTTAAACAGAACTTCATTGCCATTCTTTTGAAGAAACTCCTTACCATAAGCTAAAACCTGGCCACATCAGGTTATTGAAGCGAATAATATTAGATAAAGACAGTATTTCAGaattgaaaattcaaatttattcTCTATACAAGCACTTGGTCAAACTTTACAGCAATACCACATAAACAAGGAAATTACTAATAAGTTATTGATAGAAATCTTATTTTGTTTGAGCAAAGTATTGCCTCTAGTAGTGGACCTCTTATATTAAGGTCTCACAGTTAACTTCCTTTAAAGGGGTGCTGTAAATACATCTGTGAAAAAACTGTGGTCATCTGACAATGACACTGATGAGGAAGAAGTTGTTGAAGAATCCCCCTTCAAAAATGATGATCCACCTAGGTAAATAGATCATGTTAATTACAATACTTGTTTTATTCTGtttatttttgcacagtttacaAGTTAGTTGGTAGGTTTATTTCAATTTCAGCTGCATTTTGCTCAATTTTCATGCTGGTCAAAATACAGTTGAACCTCCAGTTGCGACCACCTCTCATCAGCGACCAGTTGTCTAAAATACGAAAAATTTCCAAGTCAAACCACCATATTTGGAACCTCTTGTAAGCGACCATATCTCGAAAGCAATCGCGATCATTTGAAGagctaaaaatttaaaattttcttttgttttgaacctCCCATAAGCGACAACTTGACAGATAATAGAGGGATAATTGGGTAATAAGGTATTGTAACACTATTGCATTGCTGCATAGTACAAGAGGCCAAAATTTCTCAGTGGGAAAAACTGGATTTGTTCACATGAATAAAACATTTGAAAACTGAACTACAGTCAGTACTCTGTCAGTCCTACAAGAGGCGACCTTAAACGTATTTAATTACCATAGGCTAATGGAGGCAAAATTTTGATTCAGTATAGTGTAAGTTCTCGTAAGCGACCCTCCTCCCGTAAGCCCATATGGGAGGCTCGACTGTATCAAAGTTAAGTTACGTATGTAGAACAAGTCTCAATGCAGGCTATAATGACTTTCTAATCATTGCCTTTTTCAGTGTATATTTATGGATCCTAAATTTGTTTCAGTGACCCAGATGAGGTCGACTTTTGTGGCTCTTCACCCATCTTTATCAGAGGACAAACAGCCAGCTTTGCAGCAGAAAAAAATATACACGAACCCAAGAGTCGACGAAAACCTTGTTAAGGTCTAACCTTGCCAAAGCCACACCCAAACAGGCATGCCAAAAAACTACAAGAGATCTGGGAGGAATTTTAAATGCAAGGAGCGCAGGTTGCAAGCTTACAACATGAAGCAGATGAACCCTGGTGTCTCCCAAGAATCACAATCTAAGGACGTCCTGGGAAGTCTCTTAACAATGGCGAACGACGGGAAATGGAGCCATTCCCAACATACCTTTATCAGAAGTATCCAGACGCACCCAAACCCTCTATTTCTGGTATCGGGGAGGACGACGCAGTTCCAGAATCTCAAAGCATACTGCACCTCAGAATTGGTATCGAGTGTATTAACCGTAGATCCTACTTTTAACATTGGCAAGTACAGTGTAACACCAGTTACACATCAAGACCTTCTGCTGGTGTCTAAACGAACTGGTGAACACCCGATCGATCGATCGGGATGATCCCGATCATCCGATCTGGCCCCGTTCATATCAGTCAAAACCTGACTGATGTGTATGCAGATTTTGTGTATTGCATTCAGAAAAACTGTCCAGGTCTCAAAGACGAATTGAGGGCATTTGAAACTgatggagagaaaccccttgaATAGTCCCTCTCAGAGGGATTTCCATCTGCTATAAAGCTGAGATGTATGAGCCATTTCAGGAACAATGTTAAGGAACATCTGAAAGGCCTTGACGAGTCA contains these protein-coding regions:
- the LOC137968535 gene encoding uncharacterized protein, with amino-acid sequence MADKGKEKGLATSLKHALFERDRRSKHSMDSSIEMKSWDCSDSDSYLERVPWSTDFQQDVEEVMNILSSSSLDNTPVKDKENNSHIRGAVNTSVKKLWSSDNDTDEEEVVEESPFKNDDPPSDPDEVDFCGSSPIFIRGQTASFAAEKNIHEPKSRRKPC